The sequence TTCATGCATTAATATCAAAGATCAACAAGTAGATTTATTGACATGGGCATTGAGTAGGTTTCAACATGAGATCCTCATAGACTAGTTTGGCTTCTTCAATATGTTCAATACATCCAACTTGAGGGGAAATATTGGAATTGGTTAATAATGAAACTGATTAGTTAATTATCTTGTAATCATTTAATAATGACATTTAATGTATTAATGCATATTTGTGCCTATACTGTCTTATAATAAAGGGTCCAACGCTTCTCCTCCCAGACGTGCTTAGATTAGGATTTCTCAGCTTGACTACTTGGATTGGTGAGTCGTCATGCTCCGAGGACAAGGCCATTGATGTTACTTTATTGCTTTTGATGTCTTTCATTTCATACTTGTAGGTGGTGTATATGTTACGTCTCAACCACTCTTATGATATTAGAAAGACTTGTGTCAGACTTAGTAGTATTCAGTGTATCTCTTATGTACTTTGTTGATATCGTTTGTGTCATCTTATGATTTGAGAGCTATATTGGATATCTCTTTAATTGCCATTTTTTACATCATGTCTATGTCAAATAACTTCTTTAGATCCTCTCAGGGTTCAATTCGATCGTCATGTTCTAGGGTGTACTTtaggttgtgacaaacttggtatttaAAGCATCAGGTTTTAGAAAAGAACCTAGGATGTCTAACAAGCCGCATCGAGTAGAATCTTGTTCACGAGTGTGAAaagcgccacatttatgaataggggGTACAAGGCATTTAGGAAACTTCATTTATTTCACTACTTTAAAATCGTGTCATAGAGCTCATCTCTATAAAGGTCTCTTTCCAAAATCTTGTCCGATGTTTTTCAGGATATGCCTTCTCAAAGAGATAACTCAAGAAGGAATATGGCTAATGATGTGGAGCCCGAGGTTCCTCAAGTGTAGGTCGATCCTTTGGTCGAGCAAGTGACTCATGTCGAATTCCGAGCCACTTTCCAAGTGTTTAATCAAGCTATGACGGCTTAAGCTAATAGAGAGACCATTGCTCCCGTGAACCCGAGTATGGGTATGAAGCTGATAAGGGTGAGGTACTTCACTAAGATGAATCCCCCGGAATTTCATGGGTCGAAGGTTGATGAGGATTTccaagagtttattgatgaggtttaGAAGATAGTGAAAATTATTGGATTTTCAGCGGtggagaaggcggaattggccaTTTATTAATTCATAGGTGTTGCCCAAGTTTGTCTTAATCAATGGAAGGGAGAGAGGGCTATTAATGCGAGTCCTCTTGATTAAGAGAAATTCAAACGGGATTTTGTTGATCGTTTCTTTCCTCCTGAGATGAGGGACGCGAAGGTGCTTGAGTTGATTAATATTCATCAAGGGAACATGAGTGTGAAACATTATGCTTTGAAGTTTATTCATTGACTAAGTATGCCCCGACTATGGTTGTCAGctctagggcaaggatgagcAAGTTTGTGTCGGCAGTGTCAGAAATGGCGGTCAAGGAGTGTCATACCGACATATTGATCAAAGAGATGGATATCTCTGATTTGATGATACATGCCTACAAATTGAAGTGGAAAAgttaaaagagaaatctagggaGTCAAATAGTGCAAGAACcggtgatggtgacttttctCATTCTAGGTCCGGTGGACATGGTTGTCCTTAATTCTGGCAAAAGTATTTTTGTCAAGGTTCTTCTAATGTTCTggctcctaagttcaacaaagatagggtgtctaaccctaaacctcaaggaggagGTGGTAGTAGATCTTCTATCTATTTCCACTTGTAAAAGGTGTGGCAAGAGTCACTCAAGAAAGTGCTTAGCCGGTATGGATGTTTGCTTCggttgtggaaagagtggtcTTAAGATGAGGGATTTTTCGTTGCAAACTACTAATGAAAAGGATGGTATTCAAGCTCAACCTAGTGGTTCAGGTTCTTTACTATGTCTTCAACCATACTGCTGACCTGATTTTCCACCAATTGTTTGTTTTGCAGGTCAACATTATCCTCACAATGGACATTGGTCTTCTCCACATCAACTTGACTACTGCGTATCCAGGATTTCAAAAGGATGGATGCATTATTACGAAAAGATGTgtctaagatataaatttgaattgtttgacatttaggttcttaatatgaaccattaaatATAGGTCCAAAATACATAATATTACTAGTTTAAAAGTNcaaaaaaataaagaaaacttacTTGAAACGTCAAAAGTGTTACCGATAAGCACTTGGAGAGGCGTtactaaaaaaaacaatatagaattatatgatactttgaacatgcgttcacacatctatatttaagtattaaaaaaaaatataacactactatatataatctagagagggaagcatgggttcacgtgaacccacggaaccccctctagatacgcACATAGGTTATccttattattttcttgtatgCTGCTGgcatttttgttatcttgttgACTGCAATCATATTTGTCCTGACCTTTAACTACTACTGCATATGTAGCACAACTGAAAGTCGTCGTATCCCCTCATTGTCTGTACTCTTCATTGTTGCTTGACCTGAATTTTCAGCATTGATGTGATCATGTTGCTCCTCGTCTGCCAAACTGCAAAATGCATTACAAGTCACCACCCCCTCATTGCCATTAGGAGTTGCTTTAGGAACAATATGATTATGTCCAGTTTTTTCCATTATGAATACTTTCTGAGTTGAGCACCATCTTTTGACAATTCTCTTATGTCTTCTGTTGTATTGGAAGTTTCTTCCATGTATTTGCTGCCGAGGTATCTCGCCTTTCTCTTGACCCTCTTGAATTTTGTCATGCTTTAATTCAGGACGAAGTGATCTACATTCTTCTTCATTATGACCTTGTAACTTGCACGTATGACAATATTTAGGCAAGAAATCATATTGAATCTTGATCTTCTCAATCCTTGTGTTCTTCGCTTCAGGGTTTATGACCTCTATTTCCACCCGCTTGGGAAGGTTAGCCATAAGGTTCACTTGAACTTTCACTCTTGCACAACTGGGACGCGTCTTATTAATTGTTGCCATGTCCAGATATAGTGGTTTGCCCACAACTGAAGCTAGTGAAAATAAAGCTTCTTTCACATAGAACAAGCATTCTTAGACATGATATTAACAAAATCATCCATGATGTTTAATCAAATTAATGTGTCTATTCCTTAATAAACCAATACTACAATCACCAATGATCTTCAACTGTTTAGGTATTTGCATTATCAAATCATCGAGGTCAGGCCAACCATATGAAAATTTGCCAATAATCGCATACTGTAGATTCTCAATCACATTCATTCTGTCTACTTCCTCTTCCGTCCATGTGATTCTGGGCACTCCTCCTACATACTGAATCTGTTAGGCTGTTGAAGTAAGAGAAGAAATATCATAAGAGAGAGGCAGGGCCTGACCAGCACTAGAAGGAGGCTGGCTGGCGGCCATGTCGGTAGAATTCTATCAGGCCTGACTAGAGCGTGGATCAGGAGCTTAAACGAAAACTCACAAATCCATTTGAGATTAATGAAAGACTATGATACCACTATCAAGTAGATATGGGAACTTTAGCCAACAGACTTAGAAATGAGGATGGTACAGCACGCAGCTGTCCCAGCCTTAACCCAGTCCATCAACAAGTCCATTTCCATATTTTGTAATCCAACAAAACCATACAAGTAGAGAAACAACTATTAATAGATTAGCACAGAAGTGCTGTTCCATATTTTCTTTTGACAAACAGAAGTAACTGTGATCTCCAGATCAATGCAAAAATCTGAACATTATCTACAACACGGGATTTTGgctatactattttttttttttgatgacaggATTTTGGCTATACTATGACTAGGATCATTCTAAAACTTTAAACAAGTTCTCCTTTACACTGCTGGTATCCATTCCAATAGACATTGTCTGCATCACCGAGCAAGCCTCTCTTCCTTAGCCTCGAGGGCATCCACCTCTTCATTTGACAGGTGATCGACAATTGGTTCATATGCATCAGCGTCCCTCTTCTTCCTGAGAACAGTCACATTTGAAATGTATGAATTCCAAAACTGGACTTGCTGATGAGATATGATTGAATTGAAATACAGATTAAAAAATCCTAGTTTCGATTTggcttttattttttattgaatgaaAGAATATTAAGAAAAAGCAAGAGTGGTACCGGACGACACTTGATTTTATGCTGAATAGCTTCCCCAGGTCCAATGCAGGCAAACCTACTTTACTGTCAAAAAGATAATTATGAGGAAACAGATGTACCGAGGATAATGTAAAGGAAGATCTGTGATTTGATCAACCAAGATCAACATAAAAAGCATAGCTCAATGACACAAACCTGGCAGAGGGATGTTCCATTCCTCTGCGTCCTTTCTTATTAGCCCTGCTTTCTCTCGCGGATGCAACACTTTGCTTTGCAATCTGAAAAGTTAAATGCCCAAGATAGTCAAAAGACCTTGAAGTGGCTGGCCTTCAACTATGAACACATAGTTGGAATCCAGGTAGAAACAATTAGGTCATGTACGCCAAATGAATGATATATTCTCACCTCATAAAGTTGTTCTCTAACTGCTATGGCAATTGCAGGCTACAAAAAAAGGAGACAACTATCAAGAAGAAAGTATACccagttttttaaaataaaaaggatactGAAAAATGACAGTCTCGCATAGTTGAACAGATTGTTTAGGATGCAAGTAAAATACTGCGtaattaaataaagtaattacCCAGGATTGTTTTCTAGGAGTAAAAAGTGAGAAAGTAACACAAAACTACAATTTAGTGCTGTCCAAGAAGACACAACTACAGAAAAATGTGTCTCTTGATGGGATAATGTTGGGACAAAATCTCATTTAAATACTGAGCTACGTAAGAATCAGGCACTCACCATCTACTTTCATTgttcaaatctttaaaaacattaaaaacccGTTGTTCAACTCTTTGAAAACATGAAATAATCAAAAGCTCTGTCCTCCCTCTCTATGGTTAACCTAATAACGAATGTTTCTTAAGGGACTGGAGCAGGCTACCACAAGACAAAATATCCTCTTTCTAATGAGATTCGATTTGGAACTATTATATGTCGAGAGTTTACTTATACatgaacatatatataaatctttCAACACATAAATACAAAGGCCTACAATATCGAGAGGTTTTAACATCCCTAATGCATGATTGTAACACAAGCTCTTAGTTGTATGTGTTTGTTCGTCCAGTTCCAATTATAGGGCTATTCGAACTTtaactaacaaaatataaaaagtaggTAACTAACTCCTCGTATTCTCATAGCTATGTCAATGGTCTAACAAAGTTGAAATTATTTGACAGcatatttttgtcaaataaattCAGCATTGAAGAAAACTAGGACACTTTCTTGATTAAGGAACTGTGCATTTTCCTAGAATTTCCCTCACGAGACTATCAAGAAATGAGACCTAAtggcattttaattttatgattccTTCATCAATCCTCCCCCATTTACAAATTACAGAAAGATCTTTTCCTAGTTGTAGCAAAATAGGAGGGaggttgtcacgacccaaaaatggatctGATGGCACtcgacaagtcagcctaaaacccaaatatCACAAACTATGCGGAAGTAAGACATATTGAAATCTCAAAATATCATAAGTGCAGATAACTAAGTCAACTTAATAAAacccccaaaacctggttgtcacgtgtacagcCTTTAATGTGTTATAATtgattcaaagaaaaaaaaatacaagtctcagacattgtttctagaatagaacaagatcataaataggagaaAGAATATCCgttgagatgacaaacaaccaCCTCACAAATTTCCATAGGAAGCCtcggaaaaaaaagagaatagaaAATATCACAAAGATCCGGGtacgtaacctacaaaaatgtagaagcaagtggtgagtaccaaaccacacggtactcagcaagtaaacttctaaacacaagctaagggaatagaataGGGGTACTCCTTgccaccccaaccgaacctgcataaaaccagtcCAACCTAACGTTTCACAATTTACATAGCTCACCAGCAACATTTTAACAATtgcatatcctcaacaacaaactcaatattcatcaatcacaagttccacagaaaggcactcacaagatcaccaatgataaagatgtgcaatgcaatgtcaagtatagtgatgcatgtctgacctaacgatacacacccgctgtctctcagtctgGGACCCATATTTGTACATGCATCCGTCGCGGCGTGCAacacgaccctcgataataaaATCCGTCGCGGCGcacgacacgtccctcgaaatggtaccatcctctttaatttcttattcttcctcaattcacataacacttatcaCAACCATATGACATGTTcccacaaataatgaggagatgaccattttcataacaatgcacaacaacacaatcatgatacaacatcaacaattaatcaataatactttcaaaccattctcaacacatcacacaccaataattaatcacattgcattttttttttttgacaaaggaTCACATTGCATTTTATTACcactttttcatcattagagaTATTCAATATGAACAAGTCAAACCATCACCAAGTTCTATTACAtcccaacacataccacaaggaaatacacaattctatacacttaacaagggttcagaaatccacttgcctcaaataatcaAGTAATTACTTtgggacttgagtcttcccctttcataAAGCTTCAAAGGTGCTTCCAGTCTATCAAATACATAATATTCAAAAGAATACGAATCTAA is a genomic window of Solanum stenotomum isolate F172 unplaced genomic scaffold, ASM1918654v1 scaffold14312, whole genome shotgun sequence containing:
- the LOC125850147 gene encoding chromatin structure-remodeling complex protein BSH-like; protein product: MHTGEKVVPIKLDLRVNHTVIKDHFFWDMNNFESDPEEFARTFCEDMKIEDPEVGPAIAIAVREQLYEIAKQSVASARESRANKKGRRGMEHPSASKVGLPALDLGKLFSIKSSVVRKKRDADAYEPIVDHLSNEEVDALEAKEERLAR